ttcactctcacatagtgcctacgagcatgtgctagagctggctcttgcataagagcccactcctcttctatCCTCCTCctatctctcctccaactaagaaataatatattattttaatccttatagccagctgattatGACTTATTGTACTTGTTCTTAGGGAGAGCTAGCTTTCTACGTAAGCGCACTCATAAACGAAGGCCGGCACGCAATGGAAACACCGATGCACTCGGTAGCAAGTCATGGACGGCGTCTCATTTTGGACCGTGTCGGTGCCGTCCACGATCGATCGTGCCATAATCAGCCATGTAAAATTGCAAATGGTAAGTCTATCCTACCGAGTACCGACTCTCTCCGCAAGTATAAAATACGAGGGATGTGTGTGTGTTACATTTACAAGCTGCAAGCAAGTTTTTCTAGTTGCACATCTAAAGTTGTTGATCCGATCGAGAGGTGAGCTAGATGGAGTTTCGGGGTGCGGAGGCTGATGCGGTGGTTGCACAGGACGGTAGCGGAGGCTACACGTCGATCGCCGGTGCCCCCGCGAATGCACCGCGCATGTGTACGAAGCGGTAAACCATACACGTGAACATGGCTGGTCTATAGATATTGGAGCCCCCAGGACGAAACGACATCCAGGACCCATTGTTCACAATAACGTAGTTTTCTTGGCAGGGGACCATGGCCCCCTACTTCGGAATTTTTTAAAGATATTTATTTATGTTAAATTTCTATATATTACTTAAAATTTAAGCATGATTGGTGTTCTAGCCCCTTAACTATCTCCGTCACACATAAAAAACTTAAAAAAATTAGTATTGGGCAAGAGAAATATTAGGATAATGCAATAAAAAACTAAGAAATATTTACATTTAAAAGATCCATGGTGTTCGAAATCTTGAAGAAGAcgtttgaaaatatttatttctatTGATCGAGTGAACTATGCCTTTTTTTGTTGAAAGATATTGAAGTAGAGACTCGCTAAGCTGCAACTTGAATCTTGTATATTTTATAGAATTATTCGAAACAGTACATCCTAAAGCCtaaattttaaaataattttttggtAAAAGGCACGGTAAACTGCAGCTTAGGGCATCTATATTTTCTAGACTTACTTTAAACTCTACAACATGAATATAAGTATATATATCAAGTAAGTAAAGAAATCTTGGGTTGGGGTCCTCGCTCCTGAAGGCATGGGGCGAGCGCCCTTTACCCTGACCTATGGGCAAGCCCTGAGGATAAGCATATGCACTGCACTGCACAATGCGTTGCCTCTAAGCTTAAATTTCTATAGCTAATCGGTCAAATCCTTAAAAAAGACCGACCTTTACGAAGGGAAGGCCATTCTCTCCACACGCGACAAGTGGCACGCTGTGGTGTCAGAAATTTCCTTGGAATTGATCTCCGTGCTCGCCACGTTTCGCAAGAGGAAGCCATGTGGgtatgagggaggagagagaagaacaGGGGAGGCTGGGTTGTCTCACcttttttccttttaatttttagattcgtttttaaatgaaatatcttgagaaccgtaagttcaAATTacaaaccgttttcacttttgtgaCCCtcagtcgagatcttcaaaactagattcatgttgataggttttgagATAATAAAGAAAATCGTACTTCCAATACTAGTATGTTATACTCTTGGTGTGTACATAATTGTACTCGTGCttgaactgataagtacttctgtttttagtgtattttatTCATTTTTTCCCTCTACTCAGTAAAATTGTACTTGATTGTACCAGTACTTGCTTGTTTGCGCAACTGTATTTCTGTACCAGTACTTATTTGTGAGCGCGACTGTCTGTACATATACTTCATCGTCTCTGTGGCTGTACTTGTACTTGCTTATGTGTGCAGTTGTACTTTTATACGTGTAATCGCTCATGTGTGTAATTGTACTTGTACTTGTTCGTGTGTGCAGTTATATTTCTGCATATGTACTCACTCTTGTAGTAATTGTACTCTGTTGTTTACTGAGTTGTACTTTGCTTTGTATGTGACTATACTCGTGCTTTATACCTAATTGTACTCGAGTGTTTACCAAGTTCTACCTGCATTTAGATATATGTAATTGTACTCAGGTTTTCACTGAGATATCCTTGTGCTCGCACATATTGTTCGCGTTGGCCAGTCGGCCGCACACGAACACGTACTTGAATTGGCTGGTTTACCTACAAATAGGTACAGGCTCGTGGAAGTAGAGGTACATGGATCTGAATACGCACGTTAGTCAACTTCCAAATTCCATTGATTTGTTCGGGCATGGGATTTGGCACGCTGTAGGATCAGTacagtttcttttttttttttagaaaattcgtagTGAATATATAAATTTTATGCGACCCACGATCGAGCAGATTGAAATGAACAAGCTAGCTGTGAGGACCAGGACTTAGCACCTCCATGCTGATGGCGTATGCGATATTGGACAGCAAATTGGCATCGTCATCCTCCTTGCTCATCGGATTCTTCATGGCGCTCCCCTGGAACAAGAGAATGTCGCAATCGTCGGGCATATCAGAGGCAGCGCTCAACTTTTCGGACGCGGCGTCGACCTGCCCGACACGGAACTCGTGGAGCGCGGCCGCCAGCATACCGTCCATCTCCCTGTATATGCTGAGGCACGCCTGGAGGTTGTGGACGAGATCGGCGAGGACGAGCACAGTCGACGTGACGTTGGCCGCGGTTAGGTTGGCCGCGGCGACCGCGAGCTCGCGAGTGTCCATGGCGGACGCGGCCGCGGGGTCGGCGGAAAGCGTGCCCACGCAGGTCTCCTTGGGCACCCGCTGGGTGAAATTGGATATCGCGGCGCATGCCTTGGTGATTAGAGGTGCTGGAGTGCCGACGGCGAGGCCGCCATCTCTAGACACAAGAAGGAGGAGGGTGAGGAGAAGAGCAAATTGCTGGATCGCCATGGAAATCCTTATACTCACCATATGACTCCTATATTGCAATGGGGGTAATGACCATCGTCGTGTATATTTATGCAGGCGAGGAGAGGGAAGAAAAATGACAGTAATTGGAATGAAATCAATACATTGAAATAAATCGATATTGTGTTTGAAATATGTACCAAATCAATCAGATATTAATGATGGAATTCAAATGAGAGAAATAAATTACTGACCTTAATTAAATACTACGTGAATAAGATACTCCATCCTTTTTTATGAATAAGCACACGCTTTTGATGATTTATCTTTCATCAAAGATTAGTTCAAAATATACATGGATTATTAGACAAAAATTGGAATCCTAATGAcgtgtttttaatataaatttCAACGATTTTTTTTGTATATAATATAATTGAGATATTGTGGCTGAAATTCTAGATCAAATATGAATCTTGGAAagcacatactccctccgtcccgtcgATTGCGCGGTTACCGAGTAAGACGAACAGGCAGAGCAGATGAAGCGTGATGTGGCCCAGCAAAACATCAAGTATGGAGCAAACTGGGCCTTCGGCTGAATTACTACTGCTAAAGAATAGGCCTATGCGATCACAGTTAAAGAATTAAACTTATTTTTCCAGTAAGGTCGCTAATTCTTGCAGCTCCAGCTAATAGGAACGCTCGGGCAGCTCGCCGGAGTGCATGCAAATGCAAGTGCCAGGGTCGAGCCCAGGCACGTGCCCGGACGGTAAATCCGCCCCTGGATTTAGGCACACGTGCAAGACTAATAAACTGAAAAAGAGGAAGTACGTATTATTGAAATGAGGGAGTAAATCACTTACCCGAGTAATTCCGAGATGACTCTcagtcttttgatttttttctggggAAAAAGTAGTGATTGAAAGAGTACTGGTACGCCGGCGGTGCCATGCCAACAAAAGCTTCTATAGCATCCCAGCTGCATAACCAGAGCCTCAAAGAGATTTTGGGGATGTCAGATACAAAACAGCTTCCAGCCGTGATTCCTATATAAAAATTATGTACGCATGAACCCAACAAGGTTTTCCAGCGTCCACAGTCCACCACACAAGAGTAGAGCTAACAGGTTAACAAGTTTGTGGAATATTTGTGTGTTTCATAAATGCGGAATATTCATTCGACGTTCCCGTTGACAGCAAGGCTCTTGTGGTGACTTCGTGAATTTCAAGATTCAATCCGCCGGTccagtctttcggaggtgctcataaggATAGGTGTGCGTGTGTacattcataggggtgagtgtatgcgcgcatATGTGAGCTTCTATGTTTGTACtgtatttctaaaaaaaaaagtttgcCAGAGTGGAGAATCATAGTAAAAAGATGTCACTTCGCTATTCGTCCCGGCCATATCGTTCTCCTTGGACCAATACATCCAAGGGATGGCGCCGCCTCATTTGGCCGGCATCAGTGATCAATacaaaaataaaatatcaaattccACTTTTCACTCCCTAGTTATGTATTTGTGATACTAGTTACGTATGGAGAGATAAACCATCTAGAATACACATTCTAAAATATTTGGACCCTCATTTTTGGTTGCATATCAATTGGGTAAGGAGTGTGGTGATGACcggttttcaaaaatactagtacGGTGATGGTGACGAGGAATGAAATAATTCGGTGAGATTAGTCTAGATATAATTGTCAATGACACCCTCCGATCTTTACACATTTTGCTGTGCCACATAGACGAAACACGTGGGTCCTATCTAACAAAAATAAGCAAAATGCTAAACATAGGCAAGGTTGTGTTTTAAGTCTCCTAAATAGGATATTTTAATATAAGTTCAATAaaatggggtaatatgtgtcacaaatgcacaaTTATAGGGTTAAAAGTGAATTCACTCAAAAAATGATTTATACCTCATGCAAGCTATCTTGCATCTTGCATCACTGCGCTCATGGTGATAACATGAACACCAGCGGAGAAGCGGTGGATCTCGCGGCCTTTTCTGGTGATCAGGAGATGGCACTCGCTACGACGATTGTATAGGCCGTCTTCACGGTTTTCATTATGTTGGTTTCCTCTTTTTTAAACTTCAAAATAACAATAATAATATAAAATTGTCTGAGATTGCTGACAATCTCAAATGAGTAAGAATTTACAAAATCTAATAACAacaataatataaatccaatgaaCTGATAAAAAAAAGCTTATTTCAACAATTCCACGCAGCCAAGCAGCATATATCACCGTAATATCGACGCCAACAAAGACACACAAACAAATTATTGGTCCACAAGTATACTTTGGCTTGAATAACTACGATGAACTTTAAGGGGCCCATGCTCTTGCACATACTTCACAACAAATATCTGTTGTAATCATGCATGTGGCTAAGTATACAGCTCGGTGATGGCCATAAACCCAAGAACAGGTCTCGTCTTGTAGTGGCTGAACCCTGCGTCCATGAATATCTTGCGCCACTCATGCTCGTCGCGCTCCTTTCCTGATGTGATCACCATCATCAAAAGATCAAACGTGACTTGTGCTTCCAACATGGCATTCGAATGAGATCCGACGACTATATCCACGATTATCACTTTCCCACCAGATTCCGGGATGGCCTTCTTGCACTCTGTCAAGATCTTGACGCAGTCCTCGTCGTTCCAGTCATGTAGCACATACTGTAATCAACACTTACAAGTTAGTTCATAAATGGATGAAACAACTTAAAAACACAAATTCCAGTCAGTAGTTATTAATGAGTAATCTACCTTGAGGAACACAACATCAGTCGGCGGGATTGAACGCATCATGTCACCTGCGACATACTCGACAACATCGTCGGACGGAATGGTATGGATCACGTTGGGAAGGTCAAGAACTGAACACTTGATGTGCGGGAAGGCCTTGGCAATGGCCCTTGCCGCGGAGCCTGTCCCGCCAGCGACGTCGACCAGCGAGGTTATCCCCTCGAATAGATCGCCATAGTTACTGATGATGAAGTCCATTGCGAACTTGGTGTCAGACCCCATGCCGTCGTTGAAGACCTGGTTCATGTTTTGGTCACGATCCATGACACCCCACAAGTCCGTGCCGTGCGCCATCCTGAACGGCATCTCAACTGCGGCTGCGCCATCGTCGCTCTTGAACCACTCCGATAGGTGCGTGGCGGCCGTCACATGGTATTTGGTGGTCTGCGAAACCACAAACGCCGAGAGGCTCGCGCAGGGCTGGTTGGGACCAACTTCATCCACGAGGAGGCGAGAAACCGGCGTGAGGCCGTATATGCCCGTGGCTTCCCCATTCCCGTGCTCCCCTGCAGCAGGTACATCAACGGAAAAGATACCTACGGTGGACAGAAACCTCATGAGACGAGGAAGGTGAGCCTTCTTGCTCTCGGGCACAGCAATGCTGTTGAGCAAGTCCGGCAGCGTGGCGGCGCCGCCACATCGGTGGATGGCATTGGGGAGGCCGAGGTTGATGGCACACTCGAGGGCCATGGATTTGAGGTAGCTGAAGGTGAGGTTCCAGAGCTCGGTATGGGCCTCGAGGAGCTCTACATTGGAGATGCACTGGTTATTTGCCTCAATGGTATTGCAATTGCAAGATAACTATGGATAGATACTTCTGTGATCAAGGATGGCATGGATTTATAAGCTCATAGAGTCACATTCATCAGCAGGCTCCACGGTGGAGCTTTCTGCTTTCACGCCGAATCATGAGGAGTGCTCCACTACGGGCATGTGTGGCCATATAGCTTTATTTGGAGCTTTGTGCTTCCCACAGCGAAGCATGGATAATGCCATGGCTGGTTGTTGGCACCAACTTCATCCACTAGTGTGGCATGTATAGCCATGTTAACTTTACTTGTAGCCTTGCAATGCCACTAGGCTCAGTGTCAGGTTGGTGGTTAGAATGGTGATGGCatagtgtgatttgttcttactaTAAGCGGGATGGTCCCTTTTGgacaaaagcaagatagacatagACGATAGATGAGCAAAAAAACTCATGATAAAGAGGGGGGATAATGACAATATTTAAGTAGCGCCCACTTTATTTGTTAGGTCGCTCAAGCCTCTAGGTATGATGCGCTGCTCTTTAACGAAAATAATCAGCTGTtctatttatttttgaaaaatgacgATCAATGTATTACTCCTTAGAGCATTCTAACAAATCATGTATATTTTGCTTAGTGATGTATAAATACATCACATTGGGTGAAAAATGACTTTCCAACAGGTGACATACCTGGTGATATAAAATCTGGAGGTGGTGATGTATAATTTGGGGCCAATTGATCCAAATATGCGCTTGCTGGGAGGTGATGTATCCTAAAATGAGTCACCCCGCGAATCCccaaccgccaaaatgaaggttcgTTCCCACCGCGCGACCCCCACCTACCCCCAACCGCCTCCAGTAACAAAAATCGGCTCAGCCTCCCCTCTCAACGATTCTCCATCGCGTGTCGTGGCCACACCAGCCCCTCCGCCAATCTGAATCGTTCAACGCACCACACAAATAACTATTGATTCTGTCGGTTCCCAGTCCAAGCCAAGGTCGCCTAACGACCTCCGCCTTGCCGCCATCCGTTTTGCTGGCCACAGAGGCATTGGGTCACTCTCCCGCGACCCGATGGCATCCACGTAGGTCACAGATACGCCGAGCTACTGCAAGGGAGAGGAAGCTACCCTTCACCACCGGCGTCAAAACTGCAACCATCTGACAAGCCTCCACCGCTGGCCGAGTCCCACCTCCGTGCGCATAATGTGTTCAACATAAAGTGTCAAAGATAATTTCTTGaactttattttctattttttgttaCATTGTGGAAGTACTTTGTAGTCTATATTCTTGTTTTTTAGATGTTTTTTTTACTAAACCTTGTCCGATGAGGAGTTTGACATTGAGGAGGAAGTGGATACTACGAGTATGCTGATACTTCCACGCGTTCGGAGGCCGTGAAGTTGCACCGATCCACGTGTTCGCAGGACGGCCTGATCTGCCACTGATTCCTCCAGTCAAGCCGACTCATCCTCAACCACCACCATGACCACGATGGCGCGATACCACGCCCTCGCCCTCCCGCTTGTTTACGttgttagtttttttttgcatgtttATCTTCTGTTTATGGCTGATTTACACTAATCGACTGTAAAATTTATCGCAAAGATGATAACTTGAAATAAATTTTCACCTTCGCTTTCTCAAGAGTCAAAGTCGTAACCAAGAAATGATACACATTCTCTTCTTTTGTGTATGTTTCTCTTCTTTTGCGTATCTATCACCAATGTATCCATATATATGATGTATCAGATGTGCAATAAAAATGAGATTTGATATTGTATTTTCATGAGTGTTTAGTTGATCATACATCCACTAGTATCATGGTTCTGCAAGTACAACTAGTGGCTTCTCTCTAAAAAGGTTTGCAATGTATATAATCAACACACAAGATAGAAAAAAGGTCGTTTGCGATCATATTAAACGCAAATGATCCAAATTGAAAGGTTGTTGCGAGGGGCCGTCTATTTGCGAACGATTATGGTGAAAACCCATTTGCGATAGTTGACCCATCACACGAAGTTTTATTTAACTGTGTGTGTCATAGAGGAGTATCGCCCACCCTTGCATAGTGACGGTAATGTTTGTCGGATGTAATGGGCCATTTTTACCGAAGACCTCTTAAACACAAGATTAAGTTGGCTTTGATGATAAATATTTCTGGTGGAACTTTGCGGAGTGAATTTTTTGAAGTGTATAAGTGGTCATCAGTTTGGATTCATTATTGGGTTGGTTAGTGCATGAGACTTCACATGGTATCGAATCCTAAGGTGCCATATTCGAGGTACGACTTtcataatttattctaaaatTGTTGTTGACCCTTTGGTGTCCATATATATGCCTCTTATCTACACCTCCGAGACACTAGTGCACCTACAAAGTACCTTGAGACTACATATGACTATCTACACATGCTTACTTGTCTCTTGAGGCTACCACTGAGTCAAAAGTGGATCCTAGCAGACCATGCATGCTCCTAGATACCATTAACTCAAAAGACAAGCGTTTTTCAATGGGACGATACGTCCAAGTCTCTTTACCACACTTGTTGCTACATTACATGTGAGTCTACTATTATCATTGTGTTTCTTAACATTCTCTTCTCCATCCCGACATAAATTATTTCATTCGACTAACACTTCATCGGAATACCTTGGTTAACACTTAACCGAGTACCCATTAGCTAAGCTTCTGAATCATATGACTTAGAGAGGGTTCACAAAATATCTCTCCAAGTCGAAAGGGAAAATCAGGTCTTAGTAATCCTAGTCATGCATCTTTCTTCTCGGAAGGCCGAGGACATGCTTTTATGACTGCATGTTACGTTCAACGTTGGGCGGACTCAAAGCAGGCTGATAAACAACTGAGATCGTGTAATCGCCTCAGCTCTAAGGTTTTCATTGATTGAGGATTACCACATGATAACTTACCCATAGTGCCTCAATCATTGGTTCAATCCGACTCGCTTAACTCTTTGGATGAGTCAGTGCAAGTCAAATTAGCATCACAAGCCCATGACAAGTGAAACTTATTCTTCTACCGACTTAGCCAATAGTCTAGGTTAACTGTTCGACTCAGCCATCCCGACTAAGGATTAAACATATAGTTAAAGCAACCGAATCACGTATTTGATTAGATATGTAAATGTTCATACATGACAACAAACGAATATAGATGGCAATGGAATCGGCTGCAGAGCATACATTCCTAGACGTGGGAGGCCGGAGCAGCGAGGGAGCTTTGGGTACCTCGAGCGGGAGGCCGTCTAGGAGGAGCTGGCCGGAGACgacgagttggcggcggagggcAGCAAGGAAGGCCTCGATGGCAACCATAGGGAATATTCTGTCACAATAAGATATGAAGAAAGTGGGGGATGGTGGCAAAATAGGGAGTATTGTGTCACAATAATATATGGAGAAAGTGGGGGATGGTGGCTAAATAGGGAATATTATATCACCATAAGATATGGAGAAAATGGGAGAATGGTGGCCAAATAGGGTATGTTGGGTGATTTTCGGTATCAAAAAAGTCAAATGAAAAAAATGTGCTACGGGCATGAAGGCCgaggtgaagcccaatttcaggatTTCACCTAGCTAGTTATCTTACTTATTGTATCTTATATATATGGTCATATGTGGGACAATTAGGGATTTTAATAAGTTGAGTCAGTTTTAGTTTGGGCCTGTTCAAACCAAGTTAGAgagccccactagggctggctggccaccaccccctcatataaggagatggtgcggctagggttagggttagaactaGTTTGAGTTAAGTTTAGACGCTATCGCGTGTGTGCTTGGTGAAACATCCCTCCGGGGATGACACCACCGTTTATCTATTATGGTTGCTgcggaggttcttgtgttcatcaaggattgtcgtgctttggtcttgaggcgtggtgatctccatcacgttgcttgctgAATTTATCCTATACTTCAGGTTGCCTTCCGCACGTAATTGGGGGTATCTACTACCCGGGttttcgctgtgaaagatcgggcaacaccctaGGAGCAACTTAACTCAAAATGGGGTTTCTGCTAGAGCGAGTGCATCCTTGCAATAAGAAACAAAACAGGTTTGTGGGGGAAATGGGGTTATGTAAGAGTTGCTCTTGGCACAGACACACAAACTAATTGAGGAGGCAATTGTTTAGGAAATTTCGAATTTGGTAATTTGGcagttttttagatttttttactaCGGGAATGAATTTTTTAGATTTTGTTTGGAAGTTATCGGATCAGCTGATCAATGAACTTCTTTGCACTCTTTGAGATTCTATTTTACATGTCAATTTTTCTAGTAGCTTTGGCGCCACGTACGATATCTGGGGCTTCGGCAAGATGATGGCGATGACACCGTTGGACAAAGATGGATGCATTTCTTCTTATCTAACCACTCTGCTCCAGCACTGAATCCTTATTTTGTTCGATCGATCACTTGTGAAACTCTCTCTTCAGTCCATTTTAATTAGgtcaaatttagtataaaattATACTAAATTTGAATCAAATAAAAGAGACCAGAGAGGTAACATTTTTCTAaagcgaggcaaaagctttgcctcattcaaTAAGAGAAAATCATTCAAAAAACTACAACTGAGCCAAGCTCACACAAACATGAGACACACACCCACAACCAAACCTAACTGAAATCTTAACAACATGGCCGCACCCACACTAGCGAATACAGGAGATCACATTTTTACTACTGTATTAGTGCTTATTAGCCAACCAATGGTACAGCGAAAACATCCCTCATAATTTAGTTCATAATTATTGATTGATTTTGGTTGGAACTATCCGATGATTTGTTTAACCACTTGGCTTGCACCGACTATTTCTTtgccattttttttcttttccggtCTATTCTTAATGATCTGCATTTCCtgcttaacagaagtatgatctATCATTAGCCACATCTTCGAATTCCAGATATGTCAAATATAAGATACAATATACAAATCTCATGTTCTTATAGTTTTGGCTGATATTTCCCTTATCGATTCTCCTGGATATGTTCCTTGGCTGACCGGACACTTAGAGCAACCTGCCTTTGTGGTAATTGGGTGATGGCGTACATGCTTTTGTCCTGATGGTTTGGATACCAAAGCTCTAGCAACCACTGAAGGGAGGGAGAATGTAGTATTTTAAGTACTTTTTTTGAACTGGGctacggcgggcttacgccagTCTGAACATTAATAAAGAACAAGCGTACAGGGGATCATTACAACTTTTTAGAGGGAGGAGGGAGTCTGGGGGGAGGACTTCAAGGTGGGTCGAAGTTATTACACCAATTATTTAGAGAGAGGGAGGCAGAGGGGGTGGTACATCTATGAGCCCAAAGTCTAATGTCttggatgcatctgcgggagaccATGGTAAGGTCTTTGTCAACTCCATTGAAGGTCTTGGCGTTGCGTCTCTTCCagatattccagatgatggcggtgctaATGGTGGTTTCTTCATAGCTTCTGCAGCGCGAAGACACATTATCAGGAAGACCGGAGGGGGGATGAGCTTGGGGATCCTGAAAGAAAGAGGCCCACACTTCGCTGGCGCGGGGGCAGcgaaggaggaggtggtcggTATCCTCATCCTGAGGGCAGGAGAGGCACGTTGCAGAGGGCTCGAGGCGATGTCGAAAGCGGCGCTCATTGGTTGGGAGGCGCTTCCTCACAGCGAGCCAGCAGAAGATTTTGCGCTTAAGGGGAGCTGCGCTTTTCCACACTTTCTCCGCCACCACGTCAATCTGCAGATGCCTGAAAGAATTGGAGTAGACACTTTTGTTCGAGAGCTTTTTGTTAGTGAGGCGGTTCCAACGTGAATCCTGAGTGTCGCTGCTCATAGCCACGGAGCTAAGCTCGATAGCAAGGTTTCGAAGGTCAGCCTCAGCTGCCTGCGACAGGCGGGGTTCcagagtgccccggaagccaggaGCCAGGGCTGTGGCTACGTTGATATTCGTGCGGGTGGAGTGGGAAAAAAGGTTCGGGAACTGATATTGGAGGGTGTTGTCTCCGAGCCAGAGGTCAGTCCAAAAAGCCGTCGTTTCCCCATTGCCAGTGGCGACTCTAGAAATAGACCGAAAGGTGGCAAGCCCCGCGACAATGCCTTTCCAGATGGGGGTATCGAGGTGGTGGGGGTCTCCCAAGTCTCGGCCCGCGATCCAACCGTATCTGCGGCGAAACCAGCAGGCCCAGGGGGCGGAGGTGTCAGAGTGGAGTTTGGTTAGGATTTTGGACAGAAGGGCAGAGTTCTGAGCCCGAATGGAGAGAACGCCCAACCCGCCTCGATTTTTTGGGGCACAAACCTCATCCCAAGCGACTTTGCAGTTGCCACCACTGCAAGATTCCTCACCAGTCCAGAGGAAAGCCCGGCGACGTTTGTCGATGGCTTCGACGACTCCAGCAGGGAGGATGCCAGCCCCCATGGCGTGAGCGAGCATGGGCCGTCAGGACAGAGTTAACAAGGATCAGACGCCCGCCAATAGGGAGGCATCGACCTCTCCAGCCGGAAAGGCGCATGTCA
The nucleotide sequence above comes from Lolium rigidum isolate FL_2022 unplaced genomic scaffold, APGP_CSIRO_Lrig_0.1 contig_47030_1, whole genome shotgun sequence. Encoded proteins:
- the LOC124681569 gene encoding uncharacterized protein LOC124681569, which produces MAIQQFALLLTLLLLVSRDGGLAVGTPAPLITKACAAISNFTQRVPKETCVGTLSADPAAASAMDTRELAVAAANLTAANVTSTVLVLADLVHNLQACLSIYREMDGMLAAALHEFRVGQVDAASEKLSAASDMPDDCDILLFQGSAMKNPMSKEDDDANLLSNIAYAISMEVLSPGPHS
- the LOC124681574 gene encoding flavonoid O-methyltransferase-like protein Os11g0303600, giving the protein MALECAINLGLPNAIHRCGGAATLPDLLNSIAVPESKKAHLPRLMRFLSTVGIFSVDVPAAGEHGNGEATGIYGLTPVSRLLVDEVGPNQPCASLSAFVVSQTTKYHVTAATHLSEWFKSDDGAAAVEMPFRMAHGTDLWGVMDRDQNMNQVFNDGMGSDTKFAMDFIISNYGDLFEGITSLVDVAGGTGSAARAIAKAFPHIKCSVLDLPNVIHTIPSDDVVEYVAGDMMRSIPPTDVVFLKYVLHDWNDEDCVKILTECKKAIPESGGKVIIVDIVVGSHSNAMLEAQVTFDLLMMVITSGKERDEHEWRKIFMDAGFSHYKTRPVLGFMAITELYT